Proteins encoded by one window of Vigna radiata var. radiata cultivar VC1973A chromosome 5, Vradiata_ver6, whole genome shotgun sequence:
- the LOC106760750 gene encoding nitrate regulatory gene2 protein: MGCNTSRLDRLPAVALCRDRCKFLDEALRQSYALADAHVAHMESLRTLGPALLCFFDGFDDSDETNVPNKETKTSVAKSEPPPRSPSSLSSDSDDTHVHVLLHSESETEEAEKEEFQSFAQARYDYSPFSPPRSGGYFGSKPPSPPPPPSGSAWDFLNFFEPYEKYHVPYIPSGGDADAAEKEEGKVVKRDVNKLKAENGEARKNKKNGDLKEKKVVLEKEEVVLVSEQCSDSMKVKSGKGFSEAVKEIQILFERASESGNPILELLDVGKLRYHRKFDLNPVSCKMMHVFTPSSPLGAKCMESPLLVRRMGSESEEVCSYGNLSSTLKKLCMWERKLYHEVKAEEKLRMLHQKKCKQLRRMKQKDADAQKIDSVQTFIGILATKMKISIQVVDKISITISKLREEELWPQINRFILTFLGMWRDMQECYKCQYQKIVEGKTLDASSLSRKHGSDHIDATMKLKSEIQKWNLSFLDWIQAQKSHVKALNGWLVRCLLYEPEEVPDDSTPFSPSKIGAPPVFVICNKWSRAVDNLSEKNVIEAVNGFMLRLNELLEKHILELQQKLTLDKELEKKVKMLDREEQKMHKVVRAREKQMVPVGREDFEALLRGDAVHHADIVDTTNLQLGLKQIFGAMERFTDTTARLYEELCQQIKQEDHVLGESNKNN, translated from the exons ATGGGCTGCAACACCTCGAGGCTTGACCGGCTACCGGCAGTGGCGCTGTGCCGTGACCGTTGCAAGTTCTTGGACGAAGCGCTCCGCCAAAGCTACGCACTCGCCGACGCTCACGTGGCGCACATGGAGTCACTCAGAACACTTGGACCCGCTCTCCTCTGTTTCTTCGACGGTTTCGACGATTCCGACGAAACGAATGTCCCAAACAAGGAAACAAAGACTTCTGTCGCGAAATCTGAACCACCGCCTCGTTCGCCTTCTTCCCTTAGTTCAGACTCAGATGATACGCATGTTCACGTTCTTTTGCATTCTGAATCGGAAACCGAAGAAGCGGAGAAAGAAGAGTTCCAATCGTTCGCGCAGGCTCGTTATGATTACTCTCCATTTTCTCCTCCTCGTTCAGGCGGATACTTCGGGTCGAAGCCGCCgtcgccgccgccgccgcctaGCGGCTCGGCATGGGACTTCCTTAACTTCTTTGAGCCGTACGAGAAGTACCACGTGCCGTACATTCCCAGCGGCGGTGACGCTGACGCCGCCGAGAAGGAAGAAGGGAAAGTTGTGAAACGTGACGTGAATAAATTGAAGGCAGAAAATGGAGAAGCGAGGAAGAATAAGAAGAATGGTGATTTGAAGGAAAAGAAGGTGGTTTTGGAGAAAGAGGAAGTGGTTTTAGTTTCAGAGCAGTGTAGTGACTCTATGAAAGTGAAATCAGGGAAAGGTTTTTCCGAGGCTGTGAAAGAGATTCAGATTCTGTTTGAGAGAGCGTCGGAGTCAGGGAACCCAATTTTGGAATTGTTGGACGTTGGGAAACTTCGTTATCATCGAAAATTTGATCTCAATCCGG TTTCATGCAAGATGATGCATGTGTTTACTCCTTCAAGTCCTCTCGGAGCTAAATGCATGGAATCTCCATTGCTTGTACGGAGAATGGGATCTGAGAGTGAAGAAGTTTGTAGTTACGGAAATCTCTCTTCTACTCTGAAGAAACTATGTATGTGGGAGAGGAAGCTGTATCATGAAGTCAAG GCCGAGGAGAAATTGCGCATGCTTCATCAGAAGAAGTGTAAGCAGTTGAGACGAATGAAACAAAAGGATGCCGATGCACAGAAAATTGATTCTGTTCAAACTTTCATTGGGATTTTAgctacaaaaatgaaaatttctatcCAAGTAGTTGACAAGATATCAATTACAATTAGTAAGTTGAGGGAAGAGGAGTTGTGGCCGCAGATCAACCGGTTTATTCTCAC GTTTCTAGGAATGTGGAGAGACATGCAAGAATGTTATAAATGTcaatatcaaaaaattgttgaagGCAAAACTTTAGATGCCTCTTCCTTAAGCAGAAAGCATGGCAGTGATCATATTGATGCAACAATGAAGCTCAAATCTGAGATACAGAAATGGAACTTGAGCTTCTTAGATTGGATTCAAGCACAGAAGTCTCATGTGAAAGCGTTGAATGGTTGGCTCGTAAGATGTCTATTATATGAACCTGAAGAAGTACCCGATGACTCAACTCCCTTTTCACCCAGTAAGATTGGGGCACCGCCTGTGTTTGTCATCTGCAACAAATGGTCGAGAGCAGTAGATAATCTCTCAGAGAAGAATGTAATTGAAGCCGTGAATGGGTTTATGCTCAGATTGAATGAGCTCTTGGAAAAGCATATTTTGGAGCTCCAACAAAAACTAACATTGGACAAAGAATTagagaaaaaagtgaaaatgttgGACAGGGAGGAGCAAAAGATGCACAAAGTGGTGCGTGCTAGAGAGAAACAAATGGTTCCCGTTGGTAGAGAAGATTTTGAAGCACTGTTACGAGGGGATGCTGTGCATCATGCTGATATTGTTGATACCACTAACCTACAATTAGGTTTGAAGCAGATCTTTGGTGCCATGGAGAGGTTCACTGACACCACTGCTCGCTTGTATGAAGAACTTTGCCAACAAATTAAGCAAGAGGACCATGTTTTGGGAGAATCCAACAAAAATAACTAG
- the LOC106760748 gene encoding ATP-dependent zinc metalloprotease FTSH, chloroplastic: MAFATTALLSSNFLGRKVVVSPPTPKTTKPSTPLPFIFKRTIFNAHKPNSEKLNSASSQAALAALLFSSATLSATPHAVAADNVTPPPVIEAQQSQLNPSNATSSPFSSNLLTAPKPQASSDLPEGTNWRYSEFLNAVKKGKVERVRFSKDGSALQLTAVDGRRASVIVPNDPDLIDILAMNGVDISVAEAESPNGLFNIIGNLLFPFLAFAGLFFLFRRAQGGPGGPGGLGGPMDFGRNKSKFQEVPETGVTFGDVAGADQAKLELQEVVDFLKNPDKYTALGAKIPKGCLLVGPPGTGKTLLARAVAGEAGVPFFSCAASEFVELFVGVGASRVRDLFEKAKNKAPCIVFIDEIDAVGRQRGAGLGGGNDEREQTINQLLTEMDGFSGNSGVIVLAATNRPDVLDSALLRPGRFDRQVTVDRPDVAGRVKILQVHSRGKALAKDVDFEKIARRTPGFTGADLQNLMNEAAILAARRDLKEISKDEISDALERIIAGPEKKNAVVSDEKKKLVAYHEAGHALVGALMPEYDPVAKISIIPRGQAGGLTFFAPSEERLESGLYSRSYLENQMAVALGGRVAEEVIFGRENVTTGASNDFMQVSRVARQMVERFGFSKKIGQVAIGGPGGNPFLGQQMSSQKDYSMATADIVDAEVRELVERAYSRATNIITTHIDILHKLAQLLIEKETVDGEEFMSLFIDGKAELYVA, from the exons ATGGCCTTCGCCACCACCGCGTTGCTCTCTTCTAACTTCCTCGGAAGGAAGGTTGTGGTATCACCGCCAACCCCCAAAACAACGAAACCGTCCACTCCGTTACCGTTTATTTTCAAGAGAACCATTTTTAACGCTCACAAACCCAATTCGGAAAAACTGAATTCCGCATCTTCACAAGCTGCTCTAGCGGCCCTTCTATTTTCCTCCGCCACTCTCTCTGCCACTCCACACGCCGTAGCCGCTGATAACGTCACCCCTCCACCCGTGATCGAAGCGCAACAGAGCCAATTAAACCCCTCCAACGCAACCTCCTCACCTTTCTCTTCGAACCTTCTCACAGCACCCAAACCCCAAGCCTCTTCCGACCTCCCCGAAGGCACCAATTGGCGTTACAGCGAGTTCTTGAACGCCGTTAAGAAGGGTAAAGTCGAGCGAGTCAGGTTCAGCAAAGACGGTTCCGCCCTCCAACTAACCGCCGTTGACGGCCGTCGTGCCTCCGTTATCGTCCCCAATGACCCCGACCTCATCGACATCCTCGCCATGAACGGCGTCGACATTTCCGTCGCCGAAGCCGAATCGCCTAACGGTTTGTTCAACATCATTGGCAATTTGCTCTTCCCCTTTCTAGCATTCGCTGGGTTATTCTTCCTCTTCCGCAGAGCCCAAGGCGGCCCCGGGGGGCCCGGTGGGCTTGGCGGGCCAATGGACTTCGGGCGGAATAAGTCCAAGTTTCAAGAAGTCCCCGAAACCGGGGTTACCTTCGGTGACGTGGCGGGCGCAGACCAAGCTAAGCTTGAGCTGCAAGAGGTTGTTGATTTTTTGAAGAACCCTGATAAGTACACTGCGCTGGGTGCGAAGATTCCGAAGGGGTGTCTTCTGGTGGGGCCACCGGGAACCGGGAAGACGCTTCTAGCTAGGGCTGTGGCGGGGGAAGCGGGAGTGCCGTTTTTCTCGTGCGCGGCTTCGGAATTCGTGGAGCTATTTGTGGGGGTTGGTGCGTCGAGGGTGAGGGATTTGTTTGAGAAGGCGAAGAATAAGGCGCCGTGCATTGTTTTCATTGATGAGATTGACGCCGTGGGGAGGCAGAGAGGGGCGGGGCTTGGAGGTGGCAACGATGAGAGGGAACAGACCATTAACCAGCTTCTGACGGAGATGGATGGGTTTTCTGGTAATTCTGGAGTTATTGTTTTGGCTGCAACTAACAGACCTGATGTTCTTGATTCGGCATTGTTAAGGCCTGGCCGGTTCGATAGGCAAGTTACTGTAGATAGACCTGATGTTGCTGGCAGAGTTAAGATCCTTCAG GTGCATTCAAGAGGAAAGGCGCTTGCAAAGGATGTTGACTTTGAAAAAATTGCAAGGAGAACACCGGGGTTCACTGGGGCTGATCTGCAGAATCTGATGAATGAAGCAGCTATTCTTGCAGCCAGGCGTGACCTCAAGGAAATCAGTAAAGATGAGATATCTGATGCACTTGAAAGGATCATAGCCGGACCTGAAAAGAAAAACGCCGTGGTCTCagatgagaagaagaaattagTAGCATATCATG AGGCCGGCCATGCTTTGGTTGGTGCTTTAATGCCTGAATATGACCCCGTAGCCAAGATATCGATTATTCCTCGTGGCCAAGCTGGTGGTCTCACATTCTTTGCTCCCAGTGAAGAGAGGCTCGAGTCTGGATTGTACAGCAGAAGCTACTTGGAAAATCAGATGGCTGTTGCTCTGGGTGGAAG GGTCGCTGAAGAGGTTATTTTTGGCCGGGAAAATGTCACCACCGGAGCATCAAACGACTTCATGCAAGTTTCTCGAGTGGCAAGGCAGATGGTTGAGAGATTTGGGTTCAGCAAAAagattggacaagttgctattGGTGGTCCTGGAGGAAATCCCTTCTTGGGTCAACAG ATGTCATCGCAAAAGGATTATTCCATGGCAACTGCCGATATAGTGGATGCGGAAGTAAGGGAACTGGTAGAGAGAGCATATTCTAGGGCAACAAATATCATCACTACTCACATTGACATCCTTCACAAGCTTGCTCAACTTCTCATAGAAAAAGAAACTGTTGATGGTGAAGAGTTCATGAGTCTATTCATTGATGGAAAGGCCGAATTATATGTTGCATAA
- the LOC106760752 gene encoding pentatricopeptide repeat-containing protein At2g06000: MGSIRMAEAWFVKIACTIFVRSSSVDPFLGYFSKHLTPSLVYEVVNKLHIPNLGFKFVEFSRHELHMSHSYLTYNLLLRSLCGSNLHGSAKLVYDWMRCDGQIPDNWLLGFLVSSYAVVGRLDISKELLADVQCNCNVGVNAVVYNDLFNVMIRQNKALDAVFLFRELIRLRYKPVTYTVNIIMRGLCRAGEISEAFKFLEDIRSFGCLPDLITYNTLIHGLCRISEVDRAGSLLKEICLNGEFDPDVVSYTTIIGGYCKLGMMEEGTLLFDEMIRSGIVPNTFTFNALIDGFGKLGDMASAQALCGKMLLNGCPPDVATFTSLINGYFRVGKVHQAMDMWHKMNDKNICASLYTYSVLVSGLCNNNRLHEARDILGLLNGKDIVPQPFIYNPVIDGYCKSGNVDEANKVVAEMEMNRCKPDKLTYTILIIGHCMKGRMLEAISIFDKMLAVGCAPDEITVNNLRSCLLKGGMAREAARVKEFIVQNLPCSASTLKKSYNKSTHTDVPVAAIEVLLQTIG, from the coding sequence ATGGGTTCGATCAGAATGGCCGAAGCCTGGTTTGTCAAGATCGCGTGCACCATTTTCGTTCGCTCTTCCTCGGTGGACCCTTTCCTGGGCTATTTCAGTAAGCACCTGACCCCTTCGCTCGTTTACGAGGTCGTTAACAAGTTGCACATTCCCAATTTGGGTTTCAAGTTCGTTGAATTCAGTAGACACGAGTTGCACATGAGTCACTCTTATTTGACGTATAATCTGCTATTGAGGTCACTCTGTGGATCGAATCTTCACGGTTCTGCGAAATTGGTGTATGATTGGATGAGGTGTGACGGGCAGATTCCTGATAATTGGTTGCTAGGGTTTTTGGTTTCTTCGTATGCCGTTGTTGGTAGGTTAGATATTTCGAAGGAACTGCTTGCGGATGTTCAATGTAATTGTAATGTTGGGGTCAATGCTGTTGTGTATAATGACTTGTTCAACGTTATGATTAGGCAGAATAAGGCACTTGATGCTGTTTTTCTGTTTAGGGAGCTTATCAGGTTACGGTATAAACCGGTAACCTACACAGTCAACATTATAATGCGAGGGTTGTGCAGGGCAGGGGAAATTAGCGAGGCTTTTAAGTTTCTTGAGGATATAAGGAGTTTTGGTTGTTTGCCAGATTTAATTACGTATAATACTCTTATTCATGGTTTGTGTCGGATTAGTGAGGTGGATAGAGCTGGAAGTTTGCTAAAGGAAATTTGTTTGAATGGGGAGTTTGACCCTGATGTTGTTAGTTACACGACGATAATAGGGGGTTATTGCAAATTGGGTATGATGGAGGAGGGGACTTTGCTTTTTGATGAAATGATTAGATCTGGAATTGTGCCTAATACGTTTACCTTTAACGCTCTTATTGATGGATTTGGGAAGTTGGGTGACATGGCCTCTGCACAAGCCTTGTGTGGCAAAATGCTTCTCAATGGCTGTCCACCTGATGTTGCTACTTTCACTTCTCTAATCAATGGGTATTTTCGAGTTGGGAAGGTGCACCAAGCAATGGACATGTGGCATAAAATGAACGACAAAAACATTTGTGCGAGTTTATATACATACTCTGTTCTTGTCAGTGGCCTTTGCAATAATAACAGACTACACGAAGCTCGCGACATTTTGGGACTGTTGAATGGGAAGGACATTGTTCCACAGCCATTTATCTATAATCCTGTTATTGATGGATATTGTAAATCCGGCAATGTTGACGAGGCTAATAAAGTTGTAGCAGAAATGGAAATGAATAGATGCAAGCCGGATAAGTTAACATATACCATTCTTATTATTGGGCATTGTATGAAAGGGAGAATGCTTGAAGCAATTAGTATCTTTGATAAGATGTTGGCTGTTGGTTGTGCCCCGGATGAAATCACTGTAAATAATTTAAGATCCTGTCTTTTGAAGGGTGGAATGGCTCGTGAAGCTGCCCGTGTTAAGGAATTTATTGTTCAGAACCTGCCCTGCAGTGCTTCAACATTGAAGAAATCTTATAACAAAAGCACACATACAGATGTTCCTGTTGCTGCTATTGAAGTGCTATTGCAAACCATTGGTTAG
- the LOC106760758 gene encoding uncharacterized protein LOC106760758 translates to MVGVFRRSLSFPNKNPNRPSQKPHISHHIRSISLPCRSHPLISEIRDEINGLRSWASTSKAQQQSCTTLSQGLTLLKDTHETLQHILNLPQTLESLRSHPLWLHNLLEDFLRFVDAFGIFQTSVMALKEEHSSAQMAIRKRDDSKVVAYVKARNKISREIEKIVSVLRCVSLAQHQQHCTQQAPTSLVDAELRHVIADVMSVTVSVSVALFNGMAASFAPRRLSWAQMVKLSRKGGRVKKDHEELRERDVVEMESLRNLKKKGDEEVRLVLKKMRDLDECISAIENDTEKVLRALINSRVALLNLLTLTQ, encoded by the coding sequence atggtAGGCGTTTTCCGGCGCTCCCTCTCCTTCCCAAACAAAAATCCGAACCGTCCATCACAAAAGCCTCACATATCCCACCACATCAGGTCCATCAGTCTTCCCTGCAGATCCCACCCTCTGATCTCCGAGATCAGAGACGAGATCAACGGCCTCAGATCGTGGGCCTCCACTTCCAAAGCCCAACAACAAAGTTGCACGACCCTTTCTCAGGGCTTGACCCTTCTCAAGGACACCCACGAGACCCTTCAACACATCCTCAACCTCCCTCAGACTCTAGAATCCCTCCGAAGCCACCCTCTCTGGCTCCACAACCTTCTAGAAGATTTCCTCCGCTTCGTCGACGCCTTCGGAATCTTCCAAACATCCGTCATGGCTCTCAAGGAAGAGCACTCCTCCGCCCAGATGGCCATAAGAAAACGCGACGACTCCAAGGTGGTCGCCTACGTAAAAGCCAGGAATAAAATCTCCAGAGAAATTGAAAAGATCGTGTCTGTTCTCCGATGTGTCAGTCTTGCCCAACACCAACAACATTGCACGCAGCAGGCTCCAACGTCCCTCGTGGACGCCGAACTGAGACACGTCATCGCGGACGTTATGTCCGTGACGGTGTCCGTTTCCGTTGCGCTGTTCAACGGGATGGCAGCGTCGTTCGCGCCTCGAAGGTTGTCGTGGGCGCAAATGGTGAAGCTGTCGAGAAAAGGTGGGAGGGTGAAGAAGGATCACGAAGAGCTTCGAGAACGGGATGTGGTGGAAATGGAAAGTCTTCGGAATCTGAAGAAGAAAGGCGACGAAGAAGTGAGATTGGTTTTGAAGAAAATGCGGGATTTGGATGAATGTATTTCCGCCATTGAAAACGATACCGAGAAGGTCTTGAGGGCTTTGATAAACTCTCGGGTCGCTCTGCTCAATCTTCTTACCCTTACACAGTAg